A single region of the Desulfovibrio inopinatus DSM 10711 genome encodes:
- a CDS encoding mannose-1-phosphate guanylyltransferase/mannose-6-phosphate isomerase has protein sequence MTSLSTSETSSLSNVYAIVLAGGSGTRLWPLSRTLLPKQLMHLNGSLSLLQDTMTRLQAVFPSENTYVITNEEHIFEVRSQLRTIDPGLENNAIAEPLGRNTLPAIMLGLSKIVDKDPDAIVAVYPADHLVRNAQGWAASMERAIPLAQQGYLVTFGVAPDKPETGYGYIHCGEQLGENQCSVLGFKEKPDLETAKKLVADNKHFWNSGMFVFSAQMFLDAVQKHQPELWQWWGERSNTPLEDGYNRLSDISVDYGVIEKIDKLAMVQAEFDWDDLGNWEAVYRIGEKDSSGCVIQGDVLAKNCNNSLFISRGGKLAAIGLDDTIIIQTRDATLACGMDHVQQVKDVVNDLKGEGSKLIEAHVTVKRPWGSYTVLEDGENFKIKRITVPSGGKLSKQMHHHRSEHWVVISGTALVEINDEERLLSENQSVDIPKTATHRLSNPGKVPVEIIEIQTGPYLEEDDIVRFDDVYGRIKK, from the coding sequence TCTCTTCTTCAGGACACAATGACACGGCTACAGGCAGTATTTCCTTCGGAAAATACGTATGTCATTACCAACGAAGAACATATCTTTGAGGTGCGGAGTCAGCTCAGAACTATTGATCCTGGACTCGAGAACAACGCGATAGCGGAGCCTCTGGGGCGCAATACATTGCCAGCAATTATGTTGGGTCTTTCCAAAATTGTCGATAAAGATCCAGATGCTATTGTTGCTGTGTATCCTGCCGACCACCTTGTGAGGAATGCACAGGGCTGGGCAGCAAGTATGGAGAGAGCCATTCCTTTGGCGCAACAAGGATATCTTGTAACGTTTGGAGTTGCCCCCGATAAACCCGAAACGGGATACGGGTATATCCATTGCGGTGAACAACTGGGTGAAAATCAGTGCTCGGTGTTGGGTTTCAAAGAAAAGCCGGATTTGGAAACAGCGAAAAAGCTTGTGGCCGATAACAAGCATTTTTGGAACAGCGGGATGTTTGTATTCAGCGCCCAAATGTTTCTAGATGCCGTCCAAAAACATCAACCTGAGTTGTGGCAATGGTGGGGTGAGCGGAGCAATACGCCACTTGAAGATGGGTATAATCGATTGTCTGATATTTCCGTTGACTATGGCGTTATAGAAAAAATCGATAAGCTTGCCATGGTGCAAGCAGAATTCGATTGGGATGACCTCGGAAATTGGGAAGCGGTGTACCGCATTGGAGAAAAAGACTCCTCCGGTTGTGTTATTCAAGGGGACGTTCTCGCGAAAAATTGTAACAACAGCTTGTTCATTTCTCGCGGAGGAAAGTTGGCGGCCATTGGCCTTGACGACACTATTATTATTCAGACACGGGACGCGACCTTGGCATGTGGCATGGATCACGTTCAACAGGTCAAAGATGTCGTCAATGACCTCAAGGGAGAAGGCAGCAAGCTTATTGAAGCGCACGTCACGGTAAAACGGCCGTGGGGAAGTTATACCGTTCTCGAAGATGGCGAAAATTTTAAGATAAAACGCATTACTGTACCATCTGGGGGCAAGCTCAGTAAGCAAATGCACCATCACCGAAGCGAACACTGGGTGGTGATTTCTGGAACCGCTCTCGTCGAAATTAATGACGAAGAGCGATTGCTAAGTGAAAATCAATCCGTCGATATTCCCAAAACTGCAACACATCGACTGTCCAATCCGGGCAAAGTTCCAGTTGAGATCATTGAGATTCAAACAGGTCCATACCTTGAGGAAGACGATATCGTTCGATTTGATGACGTCTACGGGCGTATCAAGAAATAA
- the qrcA gene encoding menaquinone reductase multiheme cytochrome c subunit QrcA: MEEKKTSTSGSGGFIPLFILGFVGALIVGWWVFPQLLFSSKTQPIQFSHTVHTEQGMDCTECHYFLENGQYVGFPSTESCYACHADTTGGETAAEKEIDKFVTEYGEKNAEIPWLTYQKQPDNVYFTHSVHQNFECTTCHPDVATMTELPAYKENRISGYSKQTMKMWQCERCHAEMGASNACYVCHK; encoded by the coding sequence ATGGAGGAAAAGAAAACTTCCACGTCAGGTAGTGGCGGATTTATTCCGCTCTTCATCCTCGGTTTCGTCGGCGCGTTGATAGTTGGTTGGTGGGTTTTCCCCCAACTGCTTTTCAGCTCGAAAACGCAACCGATTCAATTTAGCCACACGGTACATACAGAACAGGGCATGGACTGTACCGAGTGCCATTATTTTCTTGAAAACGGTCAGTATGTAGGATTTCCCTCCACCGAATCTTGCTACGCATGTCACGCCGACACGACTGGTGGTGAAACCGCCGCTGAAAAGGAAATTGACAAATTTGTCACGGAGTACGGTGAAAAGAACGCCGAGATTCCCTGGCTCACGTATCAAAAACAGCCCGACAATGTCTATTTCACCCACTCTGTTCACCAGAACTTCGAGTGCACGACCTGCCATCCCGATGTCGCTACTATGACGGAACTCCCGGCATACAAGGAAAACCGGATCAGCGGCTACAGCAAGCAGACCATGAAAATGTGGCAATGCGAACGCTGTCATGCAGAGATGGGCGCCAGCAACGCGTGTTACGTGTGCCATAAATAA